GTCTCATTCCATACTTCACCCGAACAGCCTAAACCAGGTATAAAGATGATAGCCTGTTTGCCCTGTCCGCTTTTTTTCACTTCAAAGGGCCTTGTAGTTGTTGTTTGACCGAATACATTTGCGCATAGCGCAGTGAAAAATATAACAATAATAAGCCATGTATACTTTTTCATTTTCAATAGATTTAACTGCTGATTTGTTTGATTTTGCGTTTTGATACATGGCCCGGCAAAATGTTACAGAAAATTTTAAAAAATTTCGATTCCGCCATATAAAAAAAGCTCCTGTTTTACCAGGAGCAGCTTTTTTAATTTGGGTTTGTGGGCGCCAGGTTATCTATTCATTCCAATTTGCCATTATAAAAGCATGTTGAATCGCATATAGTTGTTTCCAGATATTATCTGTTCTTTTTTGGGGAGAGGTAATAAAAACCAGGTAGATCTTTTTCGCTCTCAGATCAGTCATTGCCTTTATTTCTGCATTCAGTGTAACCGGGGCGCCATCGGTAAAAACGCCAAAAACATTCAACACTGCACTATAGATGACCTCGTTTGCTGAAGTTTTAATTTTCTTTTCAATTGAAACCTTTACCTGTGAGGTGTCAATTGAAAGGTTTCTTTGTTTAGCTGTACTGGCACACAGTCCTTTAAAATAGCTGAGTAAATAATCTTTTACTTCCTGTTGTGTGATCGAGGATATACTGTCTAATCGGGCAACGAATGCATAGCTGAAGTAATCCGGAGCCTCTTTCTTAAACATGCCTGGTGAAAAACGCAGCTCTTCAACACCCTTGTAGGGAAAGTTTGGAGCGAACGTTGGAGGCAAAGGAAATCTTTCAAACTCCCATCTTGATGGTTCTGTTAAAAACTCCGCTTTTTTATCCTGCCCTTTCACTGCCAGAGATAGCACAAATAAAAAGACAAGTATGATTTCATTTTTCATCGTATTTCATGTTTAGAATACTGCCGGGAATTATAGGTAAAAGATCGGATAAATTCCGGAGTAAATCATTGTTCACACTGGGACTTTTATATTCAGGTAAAGATATTCGTTTAAGACACAGTTTTATGGCTCCCATCCTGATCCGGATTTGCGCCGGTATTGCCGTTGACCTACCTTTGTATCACAAGAGAACTTTGACTAAATACCGGTTATGTTCATTGACCTTTTACCAGCTCTTTGAAATAGGGAACTCAATATCAAGTTCAAAAAAGGCTGCTGTATTTATGGTCTTATCATTAAATTGATCATTAAACCATCCCAATGACTTTAGACATCAACAATAACCTTCGCCTCGAACTAACAGCCGAACGGCATGCCGCTCCGCTTTTCGCAGGACTTGATAAAGAAAGGCAACGCCTTGCTGAATTTCTGCCCTGGATCGATGAGATGAAAACGCTGCCCGATTTTACCAGGTATATTAAAAATTGCGAGCTGTTGTATGAGCAAAAGAAAGAGGTAAGTTTTATAATGATACTTGATGAAACACCTGTAGGCAGAATCGGGTTGCATCATTTGAATCTTCATAATAAGATGGGGGCCTTAGGTTATTGGATAACCAGCCAGGCGGAAGGAAAAGGCGTGGTAACCAGGTCCTGTAAAAAGATCATTGACTATGGGTTCAATCAGTTCGGTCTGCACAGGATCGAGTGTAAAGTAGCCGTTACCAATTTAAAAAGCCAGGCAATCCCGGAAAAACTACATTTTAAAAAGGAAGGGATATTGAGAGATGCGGAATGGGTAAATAATAAATATAACGATCTGTTTATATATTCACTCTTGCAGTATGAGTGGGAGCGGGAGTAAAAATATTTTTCAAAAAAAACAAAATCGCGTAGGAATATTTGAAAATGGTTTGTTGTATAGGAAATAAATCACCCATCACAGTATGAAATTTAGTCATTTATCCGTTATCGCCCTGTTTTGTATCGCAGCAGCCTGTTCTAAAAAGAAAGATGAGATCGTATCGGATAATCCCCCGGTTACCAATAATCCCACACCCGATAAACCTGCCGATTCAACGAAGCCTAAATCAAAACCTGTCTTCAGCGACTTTACGCCTGCTAATGCCTTTATAGGCGATACCATTACGCTCACGGGGACTGATCTGGGTACCAATCCCAATAACATTATTGTTCAATTTGGTGGCGGAGTATATGCCAGCGTTATCAGTGCTACCGGCACCCAGGTGCAGGTAGTAGTGCCCGATGATATTGAAAATGCCCAAACGAAAATAGCCATGCAGGTAGGCGATACGTTGTTATCTGCCAGTAAGGATTTCAACCTGAAGGCGCCGGTTATTACATCCATGACACCAGCTGTTGGTTTCGCACGCCAATACGTAAATATAACCGGCAAAGGATTCAGAAAATCATATAAGTTCGATATGGTTTCTTTTGGATCTAAGGTCATTGAAAAAAGCGCCATCCATCCCGGACATGATACCTTGTCGGTACCAATTCCCGAAAGTTTGAAGGCCGGCCAATATGCTGTTACCGTAACGGTGGCTGGTATGACGGCTACTGTGCCCAATCAGCTGGAGGTGCTGGCGCCATCCATTCAATCTATCTCTGCTACTACAGCGCCGGTACTTTCCGAATTAATTATAACAGGTGAAAACTTTATAGATCCCAATGGCAGTACAACAGCGGTGTATTTTCTGGATGCGAATGGCGGCGGGATGCCAACACAACAAACTATCATTAAGTCTATTTCAAACAATGAAATCAAGGTGCAGTTGCCTGTTATACCAGCGGGCAATTATAATGTTCTTGTTAAGGTAGTAGGTAGTCTTGTTTACGCTCCGGGCCTGCTTACTATTACAGCTAAATAATTTAAAAGTTATGGCTTTGAAAATGTAGAAATGAGGCGTCATTAATTGGCGCCTTTTTCTTTCACCCAGCCCGCTAATAAAGCTGTTATCTCCTGCTGTAGCGATTCGCCATGGTCTTTGGCATAGAAAGAGTGCAACTCTTTCAAACAATCTTCTTTCGACCGGCCGTTCACCTCTTTGCACTGAACAAATAGCTGTTGCATGTTGAATGGCCTGGCGCCCCAGGTGCCAATCAGTTGATGTTGGTTCGGGTCGATACAGATCAGTTTCGGAATGGCTTTTTTACCATCGGTAAGAAAGGCCTCCATAATGGCAGGGTTCTCGTCGCGAAGAATTATTTTCAGCTCTATCTTATCACTCATCGAAGCGATCTTTGCCAGTACAGGAATATTCTGGGCGCCATCGCCACACCAGGGTTCTGCAATAATGGTCCACTGCATATTGCCCGGGATCTTTTGTAACAGCTCTATAACCTGTTGGGAAGGTTGAAAGGTTTTGTAGATCCTTTTCATCCGTTGTACGTTCATTTTTGCTGCTTCTATTTTTTCGGGCGGCAATGGATGAACTGCTAAAAAAGCTCCATTAGCGGTTTGTTCAGTGAAGTCAAAGTATTCACTATAACTAAAAGTATGTGCGGGCGCAATAGCTGGGTAGTTCATAGTCAGATATATTCGAAAGCAAATATGAACGATCCTTATTTATTGGCAGATGATCTGGATCATATGGGGTTTTGACCTGCCTCAGGAAACTACAGGATGACCCCTCAGCCGCTAAAACGGTAGATGGATTTATAAAATGCAGAACAAAAGCTGGTAACAAAATAGGTTTATCTTTATGTATGTTTTTTGAATTTGAACCAAATCCCACGTTTGATTTTCTATCCAGCTTTGCAAAAAAGTTCAACGTTTCTATAGAAGGTGACCGGTTGAGCATTCCCCCGGTTATGGGCGCCGGCAGCATCAGAAGGGCTGCCTTACCGGGCGGATTAAAGCTCGTAGTCCACCGGTATAAACTTAAGGAAGATTTTATCCTGAACAGGGTAGGGACCGACGCGCCCAACGAGCTGGTAAGTATGATTTTTCATAGTAATGAGGTCACGGCCAGCGTGGATACCGGGGAAAAAGCCAACCCGCTTTCCCGAAGCAGTGCCTTTGCCATCCAGATCGCATCTACCGACCTGAATTCAAAAATCCGTTTTCCTGCCCATACAGACATCTATTTTTTAGTAGTAGGTATCAGGAAAGACGCCCTGAAAGAATTGCTGGCCATCAAAAATCCAAACAGTGTTGTACAAACTATTTTGAACGCAGAACCGGGATTCCTGTTTTATGAAAGCATGAGTGTGGAAGTACATAAAATTGTGAAACAGGTCACCGAAGTCCGGGAAGATAATGCCCTGGGTAACCTGTACCAACGGTTAAAGGTGCAGGAGTTAATTTACCTGGTATTCGAAAAATTGCAAAAACGCGAAAATGGGCACCATAGCACTGTTCACAAAGACGATGTGGAAAAGCTTTCTCTGATAAGAACAGCCATTCTTTCAGATCTCGCTGTTCCGCCCAGCCTGCCGGCGTTGGCGAAGATGGCTGGGTTAGGAGAGACAAAGATGACAGAGATCTTTAAACAGGTATTCGGCGATACCATTTATAATTATTATCAGCAGGCGAGGATGGAAGAGGCGGCCTTCCTGCTTAAACATGGCGGTTTATCTGTTTCCGAAACAGGCTACCAGCTTGGGTTTGCCAACCTCAGTCACTTCGGGCGCCTTTTTGAGAAATACCATGGTGTGAAACCTAAAAAATACACCACCGGCGGATAAGACTATTTTTCAGTTGTAAGCGGCTATTTTTCGGCTGCGCGATGGAGCAATTTTGTGTTGTCATCAAAACGATAACAACATGAACACCTTACTAACGCCTTACCATAAAGGCGCTTTACAACTGAAAAACCACCTGGTGATGGCGCCCATGACCCGCAGCCGCGCCATCGATAACCTGCCAAATGAATTGATGGCAGCTTATTACGCACAACGAAGCGGCGCTGGTCTTATTATTACAGAAGGCACCGCCCCATCACCCAATGCCCTGGGCTATTCAAGAATCCCCGGCATCTTTTCCGCAGCACAAACAAACGCATGGAAAGCTATAACCGGTGCTGCACATGCAGCTGGCAGTAAGATCTTCCTGCAGCTTATGCACACCGGACGAATTGGTCACCCGGCCAACCTGCCTGCAGGCGCCCGCCTGGTAGGGGCTTCCACCATCAAAGCAGCCGGCGAAATCTGGACCGATACTGCAGGCCAGCAACCTTACCCCGAACCACATGCATTAACAAATGAAGAAGTGGAGGCAGTGATCGCAGA
The Niastella koreensis GR20-10 genome window above contains:
- a CDS encoding GNAT family N-acetyltransferase, whose amino-acid sequence is MTLDINNNLRLELTAERHAAPLFAGLDKERQRLAEFLPWIDEMKTLPDFTRYIKNCELLYEQKKEVSFIMILDETPVGRIGLHHLNLHNKMGALGYWITSQAEGKGVVTRSCKKIIDYGFNQFGLHRIECKVAVTNLKSQAIPEKLHFKKEGILRDAEWVNNKYNDLFIYSLLQYEWERE
- a CDS encoding IPT/TIG domain-containing protein — its product is MKFSHLSVIALFCIAAACSKKKDEIVSDNPPVTNNPTPDKPADSTKPKSKPVFSDFTPANAFIGDTITLTGTDLGTNPNNIIVQFGGGVYASVISATGTQVQVVVPDDIENAQTKIAMQVGDTLLSASKDFNLKAPVITSMTPAVGFARQYVNITGKGFRKSYKFDMVSFGSKVIEKSAIHPGHDTLSVPIPESLKAGQYAVTVTVAGMTATVPNQLEVLAPSIQSISATTAPVLSELIITGENFIDPNGSTTAVYFLDANGGGMPTQQTIIKSISNNEIKVQLPVIPAGNYNVLVKVVGSLVYAPGLLTITAK
- a CDS encoding helix-turn-helix domain-containing protein produces the protein MFFEFEPNPTFDFLSSFAKKFNVSIEGDRLSIPPVMGAGSIRRAALPGGLKLVVHRYKLKEDFILNRVGTDAPNELVSMIFHSNEVTASVDTGEKANPLSRSSAFAIQIASTDLNSKIRFPAHTDIYFLVVGIRKDALKELLAIKNPNSVVQTILNAEPGFLFYESMSVEVHKIVKQVTEVREDNALGNLYQRLKVQELIYLVFEKLQKRENGHHSTVHKDDVEKLSLIRTAILSDLAVPPSLPALAKMAGLGETKMTEIFKQVFGDTIYNYYQQARMEEAAFLLKHGGLSVSETGYQLGFANLSHFGRLFEKYHGVKPKKYTTGG
- a CDS encoding thioredoxin family protein, translated to MNYPAIAPAHTFSYSEYFDFTEQTANGAFLAVHPLPPEKIEAAKMNVQRMKRIYKTFQPSQQVIELLQKIPGNMQWTIIAEPWCGDGAQNIPVLAKIASMSDKIELKIILRDENPAIMEAFLTDGKKAIPKLICIDPNQHQLIGTWGARPFNMQQLFVQCKEVNGRSKEDCLKELHSFYAKDHGESLQQEITALLAGWVKEKGAN